The window AAAGTGTTGTAGCATTAGAAAGCGATCGGTCATGTAAAACTACCTGTTCTAGTGGTTTTTTTAAGTCATCTCTTACTTTTGTTAAATGGTATAACACTCGCTGTAGATGTTGATCAGTCTGAACTTCAGGTAAAAACATTCGATCCTCTCCGACTGACAGAAATGCAGAGGAAGCTTGGTGCCTGACGATTGCTTGCATTATGGAAGCCGTTAAATCGACAACTTCTTCAAACAAGGATGAGGGAGTTCGATCGATCATGACGAACATGTCCTGAGATTGCCGATCTTCAAATTCTTTTGTTTTTAAAGTTTGCGTTCTCGCAAAGGACTTCCAGTGAATCCACGATACTCGGTCACCAGGTTGGTATGATCTAACTCCAGTCGCCATCGATGTATCTTTCATTGCTTGGATTCTAGACGCAGCTGCTCCTTGGTCATATCTCGTTTCAATTGGTATGTACACCATCTCCGTCAAATTAGGAAATACTAGAATTGTTTTAGGATTGGCTAAAAATATTTCCTTTTTCACCCACCCAAACAAGTCACTTACCCAAATGCTCGTCCCCTCTAAAACATGCTCACCACGTGGAATATGCTCTATTTCATAGGTCCATGTAAATTCTTTTTTCATGCCCCAAAAAGTAAGCTGTTTCCAAGAAGCTTCTGTCGCAAGGGAAGGACTCACCTTCTCCTCCAACTGAACGTACATAAGCGGAAAACGACTTTTCCTCGTCACGCGAATTGTCGCCGAGAACCTACCACCACTTTGAACTTTACGCGTTTCAATTATTCGCTCAACGACGATATCGGCTAACGAATTCATAAATAACATCAACGAATATAAAGAAATAGGGACGATCAAATAAAACAAAAACCAGCTAACAAATCCCCCTTGAAACATTGCATACACAAATGCTACTACTAGCAGAAATAGCACGCCTACTACTCCTTGAATCTTCTTCCATCGATTAAGCAATCGCTTCATTGACTTACTTTCCTCTTAATAGGGACCGGTGTTCGCTTCACAATTCGAGCTAGCACTTCTTCGGAAGAAATCCCATCATATCGTGCTTCCGGGCGTAAAATGACACGATGTCCAAATACATAAGGCATCAAATACTGAATATCATCTGGAGTAACATAATCTCTACCATGAAGCATGGCAAGCCCCTGTGATGCGCGCATCAGTGCAATAGATGCACGAGGACTAACCCCTAGATAAATATATGTATCTTGTCTTGTACGATTAGCCAGGTCAACAATGTAGTTCTTCATCGTTTCATCTACTTTTACTTGTTTCACTCGTTTTTGTAGTTGGATCAATTCCTCTAAGGAAATGACGGGCACTAATGTATCAATCGGTGACGCATGCTCTAATCTATTTAATACTTCAATTTCTTCACTCGGATGTGGGTAGCCCATCTTTAATTTTAATAAGAACCGGTCTAACTGCGCCTCTGGTAACGGGTAGGTTCCTTCATGTTCAATTGGATTTTGTGTTGCCATAACAAAAAATGGCTTCGGAATTGGTATCGTCACTCCATCAATCGTAACAGAAGCTTCCTCCATCCCTTCTAAAAGCGCAGATTGCGTTTTAGGAGATGTCCGATTGATTTCATCAGCAAGAACAATATTTCCTATAATCGGTCCTGGTCTAAATTCAAATTCCATTTCCTTTGGATTGTAAATAGATACCCCTAATACATCCGAAGGTAATAAATCCGGTGTGAATTGGATTCTTTTAAAGTCTGCTCCGATAGATTTGGCAAGTGCTCGTACCATCATCGTTTTCCCTACACCTGGTACATCCTCTAATAACACATGCCCTTGAGCCAATAATGCAACTACAGCGAGCTGGGCAATATTTTTTTTACCAATCATTACTTTTTCTATGTTCTCAATAATTGCATCTATCTGTGCTTGTTCTCTCATCCATTTTCCCCCTTAATACCTTATATATAGACTTGCGCGAAAATTTATACAATACAGTATAATCATACCCAAAATTTGCCTTAAGTACAAATAGAAAACAAAAAGTCGAGCTGTCTTTTAATCAGCTCGACTTTTTGTTTTATTATTGTGGTCTTGGTATTATTTCCAAAAGTCATCAAAAATGGTGATTGGCAAATGACGCTTATGCATGGATCTGTTATAAAATCCTTCAATTTTTTCTTGAGATTCCTTCGATACCGTTTTACCCTCTAAATAATCATCAATTACTTCATATGTTACGCCAAGCGCTACTTCATCTGGTAGTGCAGGTCTGTTTTCTTCCAAATCAGCAGTAGGGATTTTCGTATAAAGATGCTCAGGACAACCTAATTCCTTCAATAATTGCTTACCCTGCCGCTTGTTTAAACGGAAGATTGGGGTGATATCCACCCCACCATCCCCGTATTTTGTATAGAAACCAGTTACAGCCTCAGCTGCATGATCCGTACCAAGAACGACCCCATTATTCATAGCTGCAATAGAGTATTGGGCTTTCATTCGCTCTCGTGCCTTTTCATTTCCTTTAGCAAAATCAGATAGGACGATACCTGCTTCTTCTAAAGCCTTATCGCTAGCATCTACCGCTTCTTTTATGTTGACCGTCACACGTTTACTCGGCTTTATGAAATCCAGTGCATCCTGACGATCTGTTTCATCAAATTGAACACCATACGGTAAACTTACTGCTATAAATGAATATTTTTCCTCACCAAGCTCTTTATTTAATTCGTCTATTGTAAGCTGTGCAAGTTTACCAACTAACGTAGAATCCTGACCACCAGAAATACCTAAAACCATACTTGTCAAAAATGGATGTTTCTTTAAATAGTCCTTCATAAAATTAATACTAATACGTATTTCTTTTTGTACATCAATGGTCGGCTTCACTTTTAACTCCGCTATAATTTCTTGTTGGTTAGCTGACATTAATACCTACCTCCATTTTGATCAATAAAATGATGTTCCATCTCTTTAATCTCTTGAATATTACGCATTTTATTATCCCAACATTTTTGACTTAAATCCACTGGATACTCCTCTGGATTTAAAGAGCGTTTATACTCCTCCCACAACAAATCAAGGTTATCATGCGCATATTGACGAACCTTAGATAACTCAGGGATTTCGTAGACTATTTGACCATTTTCTATCACTTTTTTATGTAAATCCCTTGCTTCAAAATTAGTCACAAATTTAGAGACAAATGTATGCACTGGATGGAACATCTTTAAACGTTCCTCATGCGTAGGATCTTCATCATACATCGTGATATAGTCGCCTTCTGCTTTGCCATTTTCTTTATCGATAATTCGATATAGTTTTTTCTGACCAGGAGTCGTAACTTTTTCAGTAGTGGAAGAAATCTTAATCGTATCTTCCATTACCCCAGCTTCATTTTCTATCGAAACAATTTTATATACAGCTCCAAGTGCCGGCTGATCATACGCTGTGATTAGTTTCGTCCCGATACCCCAGCTATCAACCTTGGCCCCCTGTGCTTTTAGGTTTAGAATCGTATATTCATCTAAATCATTGGAAACAACAATTTTTGCATCATGGAAACCGGCTTTATCTAACATTTTTCTTGCTTCCTTCGATAAAAACGAAATATCACCTGAATCTAGACGGATACCGATAAAGTTAATCTTATCGCCAAGCTCTTTTGCTACTTTTATCGCTGTAGGTACTCCCGTTTTCAATGTATTATATGTATCCACTAAAAATACGCAATCTTTATGGCGCTTCGCATACGAATGAAAAGCTTCATATTCATCTTTATAGGCTTGTACTAACGAATGAGCATGCGTACCCGTCACAGGAATCCCAAACATTTTCCCTGCACGAACATTACTAGTTCCATCTATTCCACCTATGTATGCAGCTCTAGTTCCCCAAATGGCCGCATCCATTTCTTGTGCACGTCTAGAACCAAATTCCATTGCGACCTCATCTTTTATCACCTGTTTGATACGAGATCCTTTAGTCGCTATTAACGTTTGATAATTGACGATATTAAGTAAGGCCGTTTCTACCAATTGCGCCTCCGCAAGCGTCGACTCAATTCTAATAATTGGTTCATTTGGGAAAACAAGCTCCCCTTCAACCATCGAATACACATTTCCAGTGAAACGAACAGTACGCAAATACGCTATAAAATCTTCTCTATATCCAAGCTCATCTTGTAAGTAAGCTAAATCACTATCGGTAAAATGAAAATTCCGCAAATAATCAAGACATCTTTCCAAACCAGCAAAAATGCCATAGCCATTGCCAAATGGAAGTTTACGGAAGAATAATTCAAACACCGCTTTTCGCTCATGCATATTATCTGCCCAATAGGCTTCCACCATATTTATTTGATATAAGTCAGTATGTAATGCTAAACCGTCATCTGGATAATGTTTTTTCATAAATATCCCCTTCTCCATAACTATTGAACTTAGTATACACTATTTACCCTTTTTCTTGGCAAGTAATCCTAACCGGGAAGTGGCTGCTAATCATCCGGAAGAACCTTGCTTTGAAAAGTTCCAAATGGGTTTGAAAATGTTGCAAGTATTTCGGTATATATTGCACATATTTTTCTATTGTTGCTAGTAGCAAGTAGAATGTAGTACATAATTATATCAACTATGTTTCTACAACAATCCTCCATCACAAATAGAACCAGCCATCCAAGGAAGGCTGGTTCTAATTTTATATTAATCGCCCAACGGAGAAACGACAGTAGCTACGTATTCCGCTATTGCATCTATTTCTTCTGCTGTAAGTGTATCCTTAAATGCTGGCATTGCACCTTTACCATTTGTAATGCGGTCAATTACATCTTCTTTGTTTTCTGCTACTGTACTATTTTGCAAGTTTGGACCATTGTGTCCGTTTGCTCCTTGATCTCCATGACAAGCTATACAGCTATTTTTGTAGCCTGTAAGCCCTGCATCAACACTTACGGTTACTCCTGTTTCTTCTTTATCTTCTTTAGGAGCTTTATCTTTAGCAGAGGCATCAATAACTTGCCCTTCTGGTAAAGATCCTCCTAATTTAAATGTGTAAATTTTGTCGCCATGTTTCGTTCCAGCGAGCGCATTACCAGCAGCATAAATAGAAATATACTGTTCACCATCAATTTCATAAGTAACAGATGGGGCATTCGCACCTGCATCCATCATATATTCCCAAACTTGCTCTCCTGTTTTTGCATCGAAAGCTATTAAGCGTCCATCGTTATGACCAACAAATACTAGATTTCCAGCAGTTGTTAATACACCACTATAAGCTAGAGCATCCCATTTTTGTTGCCAAGCTATTTTATTCGTTTTTACATCAATTGCAGTAACCGTTCCTCTTGTAGGCGCATTTTGAACTGGCCCAAAAACACTTCCAAAATACGCGTCTCCTTCCTTAAACTCACTTAATTCACTTCTTTCAAATGACATGTAGTGATCATTGCCTAATACATAAAAATACTCAGTATCAGGATTGTATGCAGAAGGTGGCCAGTTTGCTCCTCCAAACGGTCCAGGTTTAATTGTTACTGGTACATCCCAAAATGGTGTAAAAATACTACCAATTTCACCCGTAAATGCTGGTTCTAAATCGTTTTTCACGTCTTCTTCTGTTACACCTTGTGGGACAAATGAATCCCCAACTGGAAACGGTTGAGTTGCAGCCGTTTTTTGACGATCATCTTGTGGCACTGGTTTTTCATCAATCCCTACTAATGGTGTTCCATCCGCACGATCTAAGAGATAAACCCAACCAGTTTTACCTGCTTGCCCAAGACCTTTACGCATATCTCCGTCCATTTCTACATCAAATAAAATAACTGGGTTAGTAGGATCCATATCCCAAATATCATGGTGCACTTCCTGGAAGTGCCATACATAATCTCCGTTTTCTGCATTCACTGCAACAATAGAGTTGGCATATAGGTTATCCCCTTCACGATTACTTCCGTCTAAATCCGGAGCTGTATTACCAGTAGCAAAATAAATGTATCCTAGTTCCGGATCCACCGCTGGTGTATTCCATACTGGCCCTCCACCTGTTAACCAAGCATCATTATCAGATGGCCAAGTATCC is drawn from Psychrobacillus sp. INOP01 and contains these coding sequences:
- the nadE gene encoding ammonia-dependent NAD(+) synthetase, giving the protein MSANQQEIIAELKVKPTIDVQKEIRISINFMKDYLKKHPFLTSMVLGISGGQDSTLVGKLAQLTIDELNKELGEEKYSFIAVSLPYGVQFDETDRQDALDFIKPSKRVTVNIKEAVDASDKALEEAGIVLSDFAKGNEKARERMKAQYSIAAMNNGVVLGTDHAAEAVTGFYTKYGDGGVDITPIFRLNKRQGKQLLKELGCPEHLYTKIPTADLEENRPALPDEVALGVTYEVIDDYLEGKTVSKESQEKIEGFYNRSMHKRHLPITIFDDFWK
- a CDS encoding PQQ-binding-like beta-propeller repeat protein — encoded protein: MRNRGLSVSALIFIGSLITFVAFFMIYLVINFENLDEGDEEVPYASISVKEEPEKETQVEPSPSSHDGDVKYASTEWTTHGGDYYNRRYSMLNQITTENIGDLKPTWVSSLGGSGAEGKYSGEATPLVVNGVMYIATGANDVFAIDAKTGEQIWSYKPDIPQEMDTVCCGWTTRGVAVGDGKVYVGLLDARLIALDQKTGELVWETVVAEWEEGYTITSAPLFYNGKVYTGVSGGEYGIRGRVMAYDADLGFEVWRFYTIPGPADINGDTWPSDNDAWLTGGGPVWNTPAVDPELGYIYFATGNTAPDLDGSNREGDNLYANSIVAVNAENGDYVWHFQEVHHDIWDMDPTNPVILFDVEMDGDMRKGLGQAGKTGWVYLLDRADGTPLVGIDEKPVPQDDRQKTAATQPFPVGDSFVPQGVTEEDVKNDLEPAFTGEIGSIFTPFWDVPVTIKPGPFGGANWPPSAYNPDTEYFYVLGNDHYMSFERSELSEFKEGDAYFGSVFGPVQNAPTRGTVTAIDVKTNKIAWQQKWDALAYSGVLTTAGNLVFVGHNDGRLIAFDAKTGEQVWEYMMDAGANAPSVTYEIDGEQYISIYAAGNALAGTKHGDKIYTFKLGGSLPEGQVIDASAKDKAPKEDKEETGVTVSVDAGLTGYKNSCIACHGDQGANGHNGPNLQNSTVAENKEDVIDRITNGKGAMPAFKDTLTAEEIDAIAEYVATVVSPLGD
- a CDS encoding nicotinate phosphoribosyltransferase; amino-acid sequence: MKKHYPDDGLALHTDLYQINMVEAYWADNMHERKAVFELFFRKLPFGNGYGIFAGLERCLDYLRNFHFTDSDLAYLQDELGYREDFIAYLRTVRFTGNVYSMVEGELVFPNEPIIRIESTLAEAQLVETALLNIVNYQTLIATKGSRIKQVIKDEVAMEFGSRRAQEMDAAIWGTRAAYIGGIDGTSNVRAGKMFGIPVTGTHAHSLVQAYKDEYEAFHSYAKRHKDCVFLVDTYNTLKTGVPTAIKVAKELGDKINFIGIRLDSGDISFLSKEARKMLDKAGFHDAKIVVSNDLDEYTILNLKAQGAKVDSWGIGTKLITAYDQPALGAVYKIVSIENEAGVMEDTIKISSTTEKVTTPGQKKLYRIIDKENGKAEGDYITMYDEDPTHEERLKMFHPVHTFVSKFVTNFEARDLHKKVIENGQIVYEIPELSKVRQYAHDNLDLLWEEYKRSLNPEEYPVDLSQKCWDNKMRNIQEIKEMEHHFIDQNGGRY
- a CDS encoding MoxR family ATPase; its protein translation is MREQAQIDAIIENIEKVMIGKKNIAQLAVVALLAQGHVLLEDVPGVGKTMMVRALAKSIGADFKRIQFTPDLLPSDVLGVSIYNPKEMEFEFRPGPIIGNIVLADEINRTSPKTQSALLEGMEEASVTIDGVTIPIPKPFFVMATQNPIEHEGTYPLPEAQLDRFLLKLKMGYPHPSEEIEVLNRLEHASPIDTLVPVISLEELIQLQKRVKQVKVDETMKNYIVDLANRTRQDTYIYLGVSPRASIALMRASQGLAMLHGRDYVTPDDIQYLMPYVFGHRVILRPEARYDGISSEEVLARIVKRTPVPIKRKVSQ
- a CDS encoding DUF58 domain-containing protein; this encodes MKRLLNRWKKIQGVVGVLFLLVVAFVYAMFQGGFVSWFLFYLIVPISLYSLMLFMNSLADIVVERIIETRKVQSGGRFSATIRVTRKSRFPLMYVQLEEKVSPSLATEASWKQLTFWGMKKEFTWTYEIEHIPRGEHVLEGTSIWVSDLFGWVKKEIFLANPKTILVFPNLTEMVYIPIETRYDQGAAASRIQAMKDTSMATGVRSYQPGDRVSWIHWKSFARTQTLKTKEFEDRQSQDMFVMIDRTPSSLFEEVVDLTASIMQAIVRHQASSAFLSVGEDRMFLPEVQTDQHLQRVLYHLTKVRDDLKKPLEQVVLHDRSLSNATTLLYVTSNLTYEWMDSVQKNATNLRACTCFIIKTKTEKTTSEENAMYKYAASRGFRVQSITKDRFAQAFLEVKRS